One Drosophila virilis strain 15010-1051.87 chromosome 5, Dvir_AGI_RSII-ME, whole genome shotgun sequence DNA window includes the following coding sequences:
- the sut1 gene encoding solute carrier family 2, facilitated glucose transporter member 1 isoform X2 gives MGTENQQIKPPWSKLLLLVAFATTLGAAVPTGYCIGVINAPSALMKIWCSQTVLEKYGSTMSQSGIDILWSSVVSVFLVGGAIGSLGGAGLANKFGRKPCMLICAVLFAIGAVLFFFCRAAKSVEMLLLGRLIVGLSSGLVTATQPMYLAELAPPSQRGTLGVFCGVGVTGGVVFGQVFSLADIFGTAELWHYAISAYILLVLVCYAPSFWFPESPKFLYLIKSNPTAARRELVRLRGEDANKLIEQEIADMQIEANDEMQSSSFGDVLCDSRFLMPLFIVCCFQGGQQLSGINAIFYYSVSIFTEAGFSEQNAQWANLGAGCMNLCISLLGPLLMATCKRRNLMMLSSSLCSIFLFCIAFVLYYIRSVSWFPWACIFCILAYIFFYQFGLGPIPYFIGSELFEVAPRPVAMSMGSLSSWTCNFIVGMAFPSLQSAWGAFVFIPFSITCVLLFILTKLYLPETLGRDPSEVAPLVSKGFRSKVK, from the exons ATGGGCACCGAAAATCAACAGATT AAACCACCATGGAGCAAGCTTCTGTTGCTGGTCGCCTTCGCCACAACGCTGGGAGCTGCTGTGCCCACGGGCTATTGCATAGGCGTTATTAATGCGCCCTCGGCG CTAATGAAGATCTGGTGCAGTCAGACGGTGCTTGAGAAATATGGCAGCACAATGAGCCAGAGCGGCATTGATATACTCTGGTCGTCGGTCGTTTCGGTGTTCCTGGTTGGCGGTGCAATTGGATCCCTGGGCGGCGCTGGCTTGGCTAATAAATTTGGCAG AAAGCCGTGCATGTTAATCTGCGCCGTGCTGTTTGCCATTGGCGCagtgctcttcttcttctgtcgTGCGGCCAAATCGGTggagatgctgctgctgggtcGCTTGATTGTCGGTCTGTCATCGGGTCTGGTCACTGCCACACAGCCCATGTATCTGGCAGAGCTGGCGCCGCCCTCGCAGCGCGGCACCTTGGGCGTCTTCTGTGGCGTTGGCGTCACCGGCGGCGTTGTTTTTGGTCAGGTGTTTAGTCTGGCTGACATCTTTGGCACAGCGGAGCTTTGGCATTATGCGATATCCGCTTACATATTGCTTGTCCTTGTGTGCTATGCGCCCTCGTTTTGGTTCCCGGAAAGTCCCAAGTTTCTCTATTTGATTAAGAGCAATCCGACGGCGGCACGTCGCGAACTGGTGCGTCTGCGTGGCGAGGATGCCAACAAGCTGATCGAGCAGGAAATTGCCGACATGCAGATAGAGGCCAATGATGAAATGCAGAGCAGCAGCTTCGGCGACGTGCTGTGCGATTCACGTTTCCTGATGCCGCTCTTCATTGTCTGCTGCTTCCAGGGTGGCCAGCAGCTGTCGGGCATCAATGCG ATCTTCTACTACTCCGTCTCCATATTCACCGAGGCCGGCTTCTCCGAGCAGAACGCCCAGTGGGCCAATTTGGGCGCTGGCTGCATGAACTTGTGCATCTCGTTGCTGGGCCCGCTGCTGATGGCCACCTGTAAACGTCGCAACCTGATGATGCTCTCCAGCTCGCTGTGCTCCATTTTTCTCTTTTGCATTGCGTTCGTTTTGTACTATATT AGATCGGTTAGCTGGTTTCCCTGGGCGTGCATATTCTGCATTCTGGCCTATATATTCTTCTATCAGTTCGGTCTCGGACCAATTCCTTATTTTATTGGCTCAG AATTGTTTGAGGTGGCGCCACGCCCCGTGGCCATGTCCATGGGCAGTCTGTCGTCATGGACCTGTAATTTCATCGTTGGCATGGCCTTTCCCAGTTTGCAAAGCGCCTGGGGCGCCTTTGTTTTCATACCCTTCTCAATTACCTGTGTGCTGCTCTTCATTCTAACGAAATTATATTTACCGGAAACGCTGGGCCGTGATCCGTCCGAAGTGGCGCCACTTGTCTCCAAAGGCTTCCGCTCCAAGGTTAAATAA
- the LOC6627174 gene encoding solute carrier family 2, facilitated glucose transporter member 7, which produces MVVIMHVNDAGEGWTWLMLLICLTTTLGTTVPVGYFFGVLNAPAELIKSWCADVLSTEYDTNSDDNQLNLLWTCIVSIYLIGGICGSCFSAWCSNKYGRKGSLVISSVILMICGLLFTWCRAAKSLEMLMTARFFGGIASALIFTAQPMYLLELAPATLSGSVGVFTCIGVTGGILLAQIVSMPQLLGSEENWPYALSFYALLVLICLMPLMCYPESPRWLYLVKGDVAGSAQALRKLRSHQASVEQELNELEQTLALDNKSSSMCQVLRDKELFLPLLLVCVFQATQQLSGINAIFFYSLSILTSAGFSTNSATWLNLGLGGFNLCASLLGPLLLRKFNRRPLLMCSCALCGLSLAGMSFSLYYLVSSEGTALRYVSSVFILCFILGFQLGLGPIAYFIGSELLEDAPRPVAMSMGSLFSWIGNFLIGMCFPLLQSVWSSFAFMPCMCVCIFCLILTWRYLPETRGREPKDVKPLMSQGLRSKIN; this is translated from the exons ATGGTTGTCATTATG CACGTGAATGATGCAGGCGAAGGCTGGACCTGGTTGATGCTCCTAATATGCCTAACAACCACCTTGGGCACCACGGTGCCGGTGGGTTATTTCTTTGGCGTGCTCAATGCGCCCGCTGAGCTGATCAAGAGCTGGTGCGCCGATGTGCTCTCCACCGAATATGATACGAACAGCGATGATAATCAGCTGAATTTGTTGTGGACATGCATTGTATCCATCTATTTGATTGGCGGCATTTGCGGATCCTGCTTCAGTGCCTGGTGCAGCAACAAATACGGACG CAAGGGCTCACTGGTAATTAGCAGCGTGATCCTAATGATTTGCGGCCTGCTCTTCACATGGTGTCGTGCAGCCAAGTCGCTCGAAATGCTTATGACTGCCCGCTTCTTTGGCGGCATTGCCTCGGCTTTGATCTTCACCGCTCAGCCCATGTATTTACTGGAGCTGGCGCCGGCTACGCTCAGCGGCAGCGTTGGCGTCTTCACCTGCATTGGCGTCACGGGCGGCATACTGCTCGCCCAGATTGTCAGCATGCCTCAGCTGCTGGGCAGCGAGGAGAACTGGCCATATGCACTGAGCTTCTATGCGCTGCTGGTGCTCATTTGCCTGATGCCCCTCATGTGCTATCCGGAGAGTCCGCGCTGGCTGTATCTAGTCAAAGGCGATGTCGCTGGCAGTGCACAGGCGCTGCGGAAGTTGCGCAGCCACCAAGCCAGCGTGGAGCAGGAACTCAATGAGCTAGAGCAGACGCTGGCCTTGGATAACAAGTCCAGCAGCATGTGCCAGGTGCTGCGCGACAAGGAGCTGTTCctaccgctgctgctggtctgTGTGTTCCAAGCCACGCAGCAGTTAAGCGGCATTAATGCC ATCTTCTTCTATTCGCTGTCCATACTCACTAGTGCGGGCTTCTCAACCAACTCGGCTACTTGGTTGAATTTGGGCCTTGGTGGGTTCAATCTTTGCGCCTCGCTACTtgggccgctgctgctgcgcaagTTTAATCGTCGCCCGCTGCTGATGTGCTCCTGCGCGCTCTGCGGCCTGTCTCTGGCGGGCATGTCCTTTTCCCTGTACTACCTGGTCAGTTCAGAGGGAACTGCTCTGCGCTATGTGAGCAGCGTGTTCATCTTATGCTTTATACTGGGCTTTCAACTAGGTCTCGGACCCATTGCCTACTTTATTGGCTCAG AGCTTCTGGAGGATGCGCCCCGTCCTGTGGCCATGTCCATGGGCAGCCTGTTTTCGTGGATTGGCAACTTTCTCATTGGCATGTGCTTCCCCCTGCTGCAAAGCGTCTGGAGCTCCTTTGCCTTTATGCCGTGCATGTGCGTTTGCATATTTTGCCTGATACTTACCTGGCGGTATCTGCCCGAGACACGCGGCCGCGAGCCAAAGGATGTAAAGCCGCTCATGAGTCAAGGACTACGCTCTAAGATCAATTAG
- the sut1 gene encoding solute carrier family 2, facilitated glucose transporter member 1 isoform X1 yields the protein MPVINNAELEHLNPPFKVEIAPPQQTETNQKPPWSKLLLLVAFATTLGAAVPTGYCIGVINAPSALMKIWCSQTVLEKYGSTMSQSGIDILWSSVVSVFLVGGAIGSLGGAGLANKFGRKPCMLICAVLFAIGAVLFFFCRAAKSVEMLLLGRLIVGLSSGLVTATQPMYLAELAPPSQRGTLGVFCGVGVTGGVVFGQVFSLADIFGTAELWHYAISAYILLVLVCYAPSFWFPESPKFLYLIKSNPTAARRELVRLRGEDANKLIEQEIADMQIEANDEMQSSSFGDVLCDSRFLMPLFIVCCFQGGQQLSGINAIFYYSVSIFTEAGFSEQNAQWANLGAGCMNLCISLLGPLLMATCKRRNLMMLSSSLCSIFLFCIAFVLYYIRSVSWFPWACIFCILAYIFFYQFGLGPIPYFIGSELFEVAPRPVAMSMGSLSSWTCNFIVGMAFPSLQSAWGAFVFIPFSITCVLLFILTKLYLPETLGRDPSEVAPLVSKGFRSKVK from the exons ATGCCGGTCATTAATAACGCTGAATTAGAACATTTGAACCCGCCATTTAAGGTTGAAATAGCGCCACCACAACAAACGGAAACAAATCAG AAACCACCATGGAGCAAGCTTCTGTTGCTGGTCGCCTTCGCCACAACGCTGGGAGCTGCTGTGCCCACGGGCTATTGCATAGGCGTTATTAATGCGCCCTCGGCG CTAATGAAGATCTGGTGCAGTCAGACGGTGCTTGAGAAATATGGCAGCACAATGAGCCAGAGCGGCATTGATATACTCTGGTCGTCGGTCGTTTCGGTGTTCCTGGTTGGCGGTGCAATTGGATCCCTGGGCGGCGCTGGCTTGGCTAATAAATTTGGCAG AAAGCCGTGCATGTTAATCTGCGCCGTGCTGTTTGCCATTGGCGCagtgctcttcttcttctgtcgTGCGGCCAAATCGGTggagatgctgctgctgggtcGCTTGATTGTCGGTCTGTCATCGGGTCTGGTCACTGCCACACAGCCCATGTATCTGGCAGAGCTGGCGCCGCCCTCGCAGCGCGGCACCTTGGGCGTCTTCTGTGGCGTTGGCGTCACCGGCGGCGTTGTTTTTGGTCAGGTGTTTAGTCTGGCTGACATCTTTGGCACAGCGGAGCTTTGGCATTATGCGATATCCGCTTACATATTGCTTGTCCTTGTGTGCTATGCGCCCTCGTTTTGGTTCCCGGAAAGTCCCAAGTTTCTCTATTTGATTAAGAGCAATCCGACGGCGGCACGTCGCGAACTGGTGCGTCTGCGTGGCGAGGATGCCAACAAGCTGATCGAGCAGGAAATTGCCGACATGCAGATAGAGGCCAATGATGAAATGCAGAGCAGCAGCTTCGGCGACGTGCTGTGCGATTCACGTTTCCTGATGCCGCTCTTCATTGTCTGCTGCTTCCAGGGTGGCCAGCAGCTGTCGGGCATCAATGCG ATCTTCTACTACTCCGTCTCCATATTCACCGAGGCCGGCTTCTCCGAGCAGAACGCCCAGTGGGCCAATTTGGGCGCTGGCTGCATGAACTTGTGCATCTCGTTGCTGGGCCCGCTGCTGATGGCCACCTGTAAACGTCGCAACCTGATGATGCTCTCCAGCTCGCTGTGCTCCATTTTTCTCTTTTGCATTGCGTTCGTTTTGTACTATATT AGATCGGTTAGCTGGTTTCCCTGGGCGTGCATATTCTGCATTCTGGCCTATATATTCTTCTATCAGTTCGGTCTCGGACCAATTCCTTATTTTATTGGCTCAG AATTGTTTGAGGTGGCGCCACGCCCCGTGGCCATGTCCATGGGCAGTCTGTCGTCATGGACCTGTAATTTCATCGTTGGCATGGCCTTTCCCAGTTTGCAAAGCGCCTGGGGCGCCTTTGTTTTCATACCCTTCTCAATTACCTGTGTGCTGCTCTTCATTCTAACGAAATTATATTTACCGGAAACGCTGGGCCGTGATCCGTCCGAAGTGGCGCCACTTGTCTCCAAAGGCTTCCGCTCCAAGGTTAAATAA
- the slv gene encoding sugar transporter SWEET1, whose protein sequence is MTLAYDSVLSTTAVISTVFQFLSGTVICRKYIQKKSTGESSGVPFICGFLSCSFWLRYGVLTNEQSVVMVNMIGSTLFLVYTLVYYVFTVNKRAYVKQFAIVLAILIGVIVYTNSLQDDPQKMIYITGIVCCVVTVCFFAAPLTSLVHVIRVKNSESLPLPLIATSFFVSLQWLIYGVLISDSFIQIPNFLGCLLSLLQLGLFVLYPPRSYSGQGYKLLEQAVPF, encoded by the exons ATGACACTCGCCTATGATTCCGTGCTATCCACAACGGCGGTGATCAGCactgtttttcaatttctatCGGGCAC CGTAATATGTcgaaaatacatacaaaagaAGAGCACGGGTGAATCGTCTGGTGTGCCATTCATATGCGGCTTCTTATC CTGTAGTTTTTGGCTGCGCTATGGGGTGCTCACCAACGAGCAGAGCGTCGTTATGGTCAATATGATTGGCTCCACGCTCTTTCTGGTCTACACATTGGTCTACTATGTGTTCACGGTCAACAAACGTGCCTACGTAAagcaatttgcaattgttCTGGCAATACTCATTGGCGTTATTGTGTACACGAACAGTTTGCAAGACGACCCCCAAAAGATGATATACATAACAG GCATTGTTTGTTGCGTTGTTACCGTCTGCTTCTTTGCCGCACCGCTCACGTCCCTGGTGCATGTGATACGTGTCAAGAACTCGGAGAGTTTACCCCTACCCCTTATTGCCACATCGTTTTTTGTCAGCCTACAGTGGTTAATCTATGGTGTTCTAATATCAGACTCATTTATCCAG ATACCAAACTTTCTGGGCTGCCTACTGTCTCTGCTGCAATTGGGCCTATTTGTATTGTATCCTCCACGTAGTTATTCCGGTCAGGGGTACAAGTTATTAGAACAGGCCGTGCCCTTTTAA